A portion of the Sulfurospirillum diekertiae genome contains these proteins:
- a CDS encoding sensor histidine kinase, whose protein sequence is MTETISDKALLEEIERRFEQKNTMLEELEFTTKKLYDLNEKLKETDSVKGEFLSLIKNVFNNPVSSLLNLSSMMQKNEDSPKTEKIKSFLNTELLKLNFQLTNIFMAAEIEAGEIGSYFSEVNLEKLFEEVISSFTYLIEEKSLAIESHIALQEVVISDTKKLHCILSNIISNACEYSFRGKKITINVDIKGKNLVIDITNTGDMILKEYKKEVFNRFKKVDKKSKARESVEGLGLGLSVVNALVDSLDGEIDYESSEEKTTFTVVLKLQEKNVAEALLGEGGNEFMFDDFDDMKEF, encoded by the coding sequence ATGACTGAGACTATAAGTGATAAAGCATTATTAGAAGAGATAGAAAGACGGTTTGAGCAAAAAAATACCATGCTCGAAGAGTTGGAATTTACGACTAAAAAGTTGTATGATCTCAATGAAAAGCTTAAAGAAACGGACTCTGTTAAAGGAGAATTTCTATCACTGATTAAAAATGTATTTAACAATCCTGTCAGTTCACTGCTTAATCTCTCTTCCATGATGCAAAAAAATGAAGATTCTCCTAAAACCGAAAAAATTAAAAGCTTTTTAAATACAGAATTGCTCAAACTTAATTTTCAACTGACCAATATCTTTATGGCAGCAGAAATAGAAGCAGGAGAAATAGGCAGTTATTTTAGTGAAGTCAATCTGGAAAAACTTTTTGAAGAAGTCATAAGTTCCTTTACCTATTTGATAGAAGAAAAATCATTGGCTATAGAGTCCCATATCGCTTTGCAAGAGGTCGTTATCAGTGATACGAAAAAGCTTCATTGCATTCTTTCGAATATCATTTCAAATGCCTGCGAATACTCTTTTAGAGGTAAGAAAATTACGATCAATGTAGATATAAAAGGCAAAAATCTTGTGATTGATATCACCAATACCGGTGATATGATTTTGAAAGAGTATAAAAAAGAGGTTTTCAATCGCTTTAAAAAAGTGGATAAAAAGAGTAAAGCCAGAGAATCTGTTGAGGGGCTTGGTTTAGGGCTAAGCGTTGTCAATGCCTTGGTCGATTCGTTGGATGGCGAGATTGATTATGAATCCAGTGAAGAGAAAACAACATTTACAGTAGTGCTTAAACTTCAAGAAAAAAACGTAGCAGAAGCACTTTTAGGTGAAGGTGGCAATGAATTTATGTTCGATGATTTTGATGATATGAAAGAGTTTTGA
- a CDS encoding protein-glutamate methylesterase/protein-glutamine glutaminase has product MIRVLIVDDSATARHILREILESDKRIEVVGLAADAFIARDMIIELKPNVVCLDVEMPRMDGVTFLQKLMTYFPTPVVMVSSLTRKSAQVTLDALEAGAIDYVAKPHSNIYDGKDEIHDELIQKVVDASYARVQKIIPHTAIVSNRLSIAETTNKVIAIGSSTGGTEALKVVLRGMPKNSPAIVIVQHMPDSFIGSFAARLDSLCDIDVKVAKNGDFLAMGTAYIAQGGLHMVLRRSGARYFVEIGEGRRVSGHCPSVDVLFNSVSKVAGANALGIILTGMGSDGAKGMFNMHQAGAKTIAQSEETCVVFGMPKEAIKLGAVDSVVPLGEISNVVVSKLSH; this is encoded by the coding sequence ATGATTAGAGTTTTAATCGTGGACGATAGCGCCACCGCAAGGCATATATTACGAGAAATTTTAGAGAGCGATAAGCGTATTGAGGTTGTTGGTCTTGCCGCAGATGCCTTTATTGCGCGAGATATGATTATAGAGCTTAAACCTAATGTGGTATGTTTGGATGTCGAGATGCCACGTATGGATGGAGTCACATTTTTACAAAAGCTGATGACCTATTTTCCAACACCTGTTGTCATGGTCTCCTCTTTGACACGCAAAAGTGCGCAAGTAACTCTTGATGCATTAGAGGCTGGAGCTATAGACTATGTCGCAAAACCTCACTCCAATATTTACGATGGTAAAGATGAAATTCACGATGAGCTTATTCAAAAAGTGGTAGATGCTTCTTATGCTAGAGTTCAAAAAATCATTCCCCATACGGCAATCGTATCTAACCGACTTAGTATTGCAGAGACGACTAACAAAGTGATTGCGATTGGTTCAAGTACGGGAGGAACCGAAGCGCTTAAGGTTGTTCTTCGAGGTATGCCCAAAAATTCACCTGCTATTGTTATTGTTCAACATATGCCCGATAGTTTTATAGGTTCATTTGCAGCAAGATTAGATTCTTTGTGCGACATAGATGTTAAAGTGGCTAAAAATGGAGATTTTTTAGCAATGGGAACGGCTTATATTGCGCAAGGAGGCCTGCATATGGTGTTGAGGCGCTCAGGTGCAAGGTATTTTGTTGAAATTGGAGAGGGTCGCAGAGTCAGTGGTCATTGTCCTAGTGTTGATGTGCTTTTTAATTCAGTTTCGAAGGTTGCAGGCGCAAATGCACTAGGCATTATCCTCACGGGTATGGGGAGTGATGGGGCTAAAGGGATGTTCAATATGCACCAAGCGGGGGCCAAAACGATTGCGCAGTCTGAAGAGACATGTGTTGTCTTTGGAATGCCTAAAGAGGCGATTAAGTTAGGTGCTGTAGATTCTGTGGTGCCACTGGGTGAAATTAGCAATGTCGTTGTTTCAAAATTATCGCATTAG
- a CDS encoding CheR family methyltransferase — MYEHIGISLGAQKIYLVQARLAKRVKLLHLNDFSEYYNILVNDKTGHELEYLCSLISTNVTSFFRESKQWEFWKNNLSTMMEKKNNKLRIWSAACSTGEEPYSIAMFLEENAPNSDIKILATDVSPRVLKEASGGVYSEKAVGSLGNIYLNTYFHKVHHNENSVYTIDEKIKRHIVFRGFNLVTGNYDIFKEKKFDIIFCRNVMIYFDKPTQAALVQKFYNMLQPDGYLFIGSSEALTDIKTGFKSRSASIYQKV, encoded by the coding sequence ATTTATGAGCACATTGGTATTTCATTAGGGGCTCAAAAAATTTATTTAGTGCAAGCGCGACTCGCCAAAAGGGTTAAGCTGCTGCATCTTAATGATTTTAGCGAGTATTACAACATTTTAGTGAATGATAAAACTGGACATGAGCTTGAATACCTTTGTTCTTTAATCTCGACAAATGTGACGTCCTTTTTTAGAGAATCAAAGCAGTGGGAGTTTTGGAAAAATAATCTATCAACCATGATGGAGAAGAAAAATAATAAGCTTCGCATTTGGTCTGCTGCATGCTCTACGGGAGAAGAACCTTACAGCATTGCTATGTTTTTAGAAGAAAATGCCCCCAATAGTGACATAAAGATTTTAGCGACCGATGTTTCACCTCGGGTTTTAAAAGAAGCAAGTGGTGGCGTTTACAGTGAAAAAGCCGTAGGATCACTAGGAAATATTTATCTCAACACGTATTTTCATAAAGTACACCATAACGAAAATAGCGTTTACACAATCGATGAAAAAATCAAACGTCATATTGTTTTTCGAGGATTTAATCTTGTAACGGGTAATTACGATATTTTTAAAGAAAAAAAATTTGATATCATTTTTTGTCGCAATGTTATGATCTATTTTGACAAACCAACACAAGCGGCTTTGGTGCAAAAATTTTACAACATGTTGCAACCAGATGGGTATCTTTTTATCGGAAGTTCAGAAGCACTCACCGATATCAAAACGGGATTTAAATCCAGAAGTGCATCAATTTATCAAAAGGTTTAA
- a CDS encoding chemotaxis protein CheD, with amino-acid sequence MLSRKFIHVGEIFIAINPTEIVTVLGSCVGVCLYDKVQMIGAMNHYLLPLWNGNGLESPKFGNISIPKMIENMENIGCSRRNMEAKIFGGANIHKTNTEGQMIGQKNIMIAKEILRQYTIPIKAEDTGGNNGRRIMMISDANRIILKYVQNEIMEND; translated from the coding sequence ATGTTATCACGAAAATTCATCCATGTTGGAGAAATTTTTATTGCCATTAATCCCACAGAAATCGTCACGGTACTAGGTTCTTGCGTGGGTGTATGTTTGTATGACAAAGTACAAATGATAGGAGCGATGAATCACTATCTTTTACCACTCTGGAATGGTAATGGATTGGAAAGCCCAAAATTTGGCAATATTTCCATTCCTAAGATGATTGAAAATATGGAAAATATCGGCTGTTCTAGGCGTAATATGGAAGCTAAGATTTTTGGAGGCGCTAATATCCATAAAACCAATACTGAGGGGCAAATGATAGGACAAAAAAACATTATGATTGCCAAAGAAATTTTGAGACAGTACACCATCCCAATCAAAGCCGAAGACACAGGGGGGAATAATGGTAGACGTATTATGATGATCAGTGATGCCAATAGAATTATTCTTAAATATGTACAAAATGAGATTATGGAAAATGATTAG
- a CDS encoding response regulator transcription factor, protein MLKVLIVDDNDNNRLTLNLLLEEVDNVEVYEAEDGQIAVEMCVKQNFDLIFMDIMMPHMDGFEATKLIRQVQKKCMIIALSALDDQVSKNKMLSLGAEDYLTKPIDAELFCTRIKHYIRIIRHRDKETKTASNVLNPFNTKVYSRNTTFRIEKEESLGEFWDYWLNGEKNIIDLSDCVRLIYGFGLWLLKNEHSFTIVMEESPEKVYMMLLHKGAIKNSIIKNILLKHFAHAKYILTKEMLSFQLDIEKKTPLKVQKATVEISDEAKKVLEKTHDNVLSATEYIDNNIISFMGKIDGLEVINDEIDKAILDFERDPNKRTATIICENFQEYADLLAELVDFEHLGFSVQTLINFLSTLTEDQFEKTKVKKLSSMLLNLLHDLASWRENVFITRVARDIHYLDASLLSSCIQIEAIFEEKSADISGDDEIEFF, encoded by the coding sequence ATGCTCAAAGTGCTTATTGTAGACGATAATGACAACAACAGACTGACGCTCAATCTTTTGCTTGAAGAGGTAGATAATGTTGAAGTATATGAAGCTGAAGATGGGCAAATCGCTGTAGAAATGTGTGTTAAGCAAAACTTTGATCTTATTTTTATGGATATAATGATGCCTCATATGGATGGTTTTGAGGCCACAAAACTTATTAGGCAAGTACAGAAAAAGTGCATGATTATTGCCTTGAGTGCACTTGACGACCAGGTATCCAAAAATAAAATGCTCTCTTTAGGTGCAGAAGATTATCTGACAAAACCGATTGATGCTGAGCTTTTTTGTACTCGAATTAAGCACTATATTCGTATTATCCGCCATCGGGACAAAGAAACAAAAACAGCTTCTAACGTTTTAAATCCTTTTAATACCAAGGTTTATAGTCGTAATACGACTTTTAGAATTGAAAAAGAAGAATCTTTGGGAGAATTTTGGGACTATTGGCTCAATGGTGAAAAGAACATTATAGATTTGAGTGATTGTGTGCGATTAATCTATGGTTTTGGATTGTGGTTGCTTAAAAATGAGCACTCCTTTACCATTGTCATGGAAGAAAGCCCTGAGAAAGTTTATATGATGTTATTACACAAAGGCGCTATCAAAAATAGCATTATTAAAAATATTTTACTCAAGCATTTTGCCCATGCTAAATATATTTTAACTAAAGAGATGCTCTCTTTTCAACTTGATATAGAAAAGAAGACTCCTCTTAAAGTTCAAAAAGCGACTGTTGAAATCAGTGATGAGGCAAAAAAGGTATTGGAAAAAACACATGATAATGTATTGTCTGCTACAGAATATATTGACAACAATATTATCTCCTTTATGGGTAAAATCGATGGACTTGAAGTCATTAATGATGAGATAGATAAGGCCATTTTAGATTTTGAGCGCGATCCTAATAAGCGAACCGCTACGATTATTTGTGAGAATTTTCAAGAGTATGCAGATCTTTTGGCAGAGTTAGTCGATTTTGAGCATTTAGGCTTTTCAGTGCAAACGCTCATCAATTTTCTGTCAACTTTGACAGAAGATCAATTTGAAAAGACAAAAGTTAAAAAACTATCTTCAATGCTTCTTAATCTTTTACATGATCTTGCATCGTGGAGAGAAAATGTTTTTATTACTAGAGTTGCTCGTGATATCCACTATCTTGATGCGTCATTGCTCTCTTCGTGCATCCAAATTGAAGCTATTTTTGAAGAGAAAAGTGCGGATATCAGTGGTGATGATGAAATAGAATTTTTCTAA
- a CDS encoding PAS domain-containing sensor histidine kinase has protein sequence MDFFSNENKVSILFIGEMAYDEFLIRNTKKLPHFLHVAQSAEEILNLCAHCNIDFIFGTVSCEDKGCLETLKVIKLLYPNIEMVLFLDLRNDECFGVVRTLAPGKNFCIETQKKYAFDYLRNGLEVIARKKVLSKGIQYFDSLIDSSIVSQTDSNGNITYVNDNFTKVTGFTKAEVLGKTHRFMRHPSNSLEIYTEMWDTIKQGHIWRERVLNINKDGSDFWADTIIIPYKNKSNGSIEEYIAIRRDITQMLEERRAIQAREIKVHEQTKLAEAKDSFLILFTQELKTPLNAIINFSQYLYKNMHRIEEIPKDKRIHLLGQIYKSASLMLDNVTHILDLSKLRNHKINYTYTLFNLKESIQDVIDKHESLAMENKKEIIFQDDGSESFISSDEFRFKQIIANVLSNAIKYGTSLVEVFLLCDKEKVEIIIEDDGKGIHDKEGVFELYEQNWGGITNMEKKGTGIGLHFVKLLCADLGFNCIIEDSLSLGGAKFIVTKKLKD, from the coding sequence ATGGATTTTTTTTCTAATGAAAATAAGGTATCAATACTTTTTATAGGCGAAATGGCATATGATGAATTTTTGATACGTAATACAAAAAAACTTCCTCACTTTTTGCATGTGGCACAATCTGCGGAAGAGATTTTGAATCTATGTGCTCATTGTAACATTGATTTTATTTTTGGGACAGTTTCTTGCGAAGATAAAGGGTGTCTTGAAACATTAAAGGTAATAAAGCTACTCTATCCAAATATAGAGATGGTTCTCTTTTTGGATTTACGCAATGATGAATGTTTTGGAGTGGTTCGAACGCTTGCTCCCGGGAAAAATTTTTGCATTGAAACACAAAAAAAGTACGCTTTTGATTATTTAAGAAATGGTCTAGAAGTCATTGCTCGAAAAAAGGTCCTTTCTAAAGGGATACAGTATTTTGACTCTCTTATAGACTCTTCTATTGTTTCCCAAACTGATTCCAATGGCAATATCACCTATGTTAACGATAATTTCACCAAGGTGACAGGCTTCACAAAAGCAGAGGTTCTTGGTAAAACTCATCGTTTCATGAGGCACCCTTCTAATTCGCTTGAAATATATACCGAAATGTGGGATACGATTAAACAGGGGCATATTTGGAGAGAGAGGGTTTTAAATATTAACAAAGATGGAAGTGATTTTTGGGCCGATACGATTATTATCCCCTACAAAAACAAAAGTAATGGGAGTATTGAAGAGTATATTGCTATCAGGCGCGATATTACACAAATGTTAGAAGAGCGTCGTGCTATTCAGGCAAGAGAAATTAAAGTTCATGAGCAGACAAAACTTGCTGAAGCAAAAGACTCTTTCTTAATTTTATTTACCCAGGAGCTTAAAACACCACTCAATGCCATTATTAATTTTTCGCAGTATTTATATAAAAATATGCATCGCATTGAAGAGATTCCAAAAGATAAGCGCATACACCTCTTAGGGCAAATTTATAAAAGCGCTTCTCTGATGCTAGACAATGTTACCCATATTTTAGATTTAAGTAAACTACGAAACCATAAAATAAATTATACGTATACCCTTTTTAATCTCAAAGAGAGTATTCAAGATGTCATTGATAAACATGAATCATTGGCGATGGAAAATAAAAAAGAGATCATCTTTCAAGATGATGGAAGTGAATCCTTCATCAGTAGCGATGAGTTTAGGTTTAAGCAAATCATCGCTAATGTTCTCTCCAATGCAATCAAATATGGCACTTCTTTGGTTGAAGTTTTTTTATTATGTGACAAGGAAAAAGTAGAAATTATCATTGAAGATGATGGCAAAGGCATTCATGATAAAGAGGGTGTTTTTGAGCTTTATGAACAAAATTGGGGTGGCATTACCAATATGGAAAAAAAAGGTACGGGAATAGGGCTTCATTTCGTAAAATTACTCTGTGCAGATTTAGGTTTTAACTGTATCATTGAAGATTCCCTTTCTTTGGGTGGCGCTAAATTTATTGTAACAAAAAAACTAAAGGACTAA